One Pyrus communis chromosome 13, drPyrComm1.1, whole genome shotgun sequence genomic window carries:
- the LOC137713636 gene encoding protein PSK SIMULATOR 1-like isoform X2 yields the protein MGSEIVCESWFGSLRFSWSHVAEADKPVIGILAFEVAGLMLKVVDLWNSGSENEMLRLREEVVNSIGVRRLVSDDDYYLMEIAVNETVENLGYLAVSVVRLGKKCTDPVYHRFEEFFDDPVENGFQWFGWPYKWKKMERKVKKMKRFVEATMQLSQELEVLAELEQTLS from the coding sequence ATGGGGAGTGAGATCGTGTGTGAGTCCTGGTTCGGTAGTTTGAGGTTCTCATGGAGTCATGTGGCTGAGGCTGACAAGCCGGTGATTGGCATTCTGGCGTTTGAAGTTGCTGGGTTGATGTTAAAGGTGGTTGATTTATGGAATAGTGGGAGtgagaatgagatgcttagGTTGAGGGAAGAGGTTGTTAACTCGATTGGGGTCAGAAGGCTTGTGTCTGATGACGACTATTACTTGATGGAAATTGCAGTGAATGAGACAGTTGAGAATTTGGGATATCTGGCAGTGTCTGTTGTCAGGCTTGGGAAGAAGTGCACCGACCCTGTGTATCACCGTTTTGAAGAATTTTTTGATGACCCTGTGGAGAATGGTTTTCAGTGGTTTGGGTGGCCATACAAGTGGAAGAAAATGGAGAGGaaagtgaagaaaatgaagagatTTGTTGAAGCAACAATGCAACTATCCCAGGAGCTGGAAGTGCTGGCAGAGCTTGAGCAAACTCTGAGCTGA
- the LOC137713636 gene encoding uncharacterized protein isoform X1: MRANPDVNRVKLLKFQQKVMWRRQEVKGLQEMSPWSRTYDYTVRLLARSLFTMLDRIKLVFGFHQMALGQGMDSSEVINSVCLSRSHSFSALMHSSVHPSDGNLCGSGPLGRSLAKTRLNAYKNRTNNQRQPHHQSSIQHGSYSQLKPKQFAHVGTFEGCMTGGSNSPVFESCKPEMGGSMRLRSTGIKHFDSLKYTHMGSQSFSHGIYSKPSLFSSKCTLLNAPPSTLGDAAQALHYAHVIVLIEKIASSPHLISPDERSNLYNMLTKTIRTALRARLKFYAKTMGSSVYNPDLAGGWNLAMEQILEWLAPLAHNMIRWHSDRKIMKQQEVSKTYVLLVQTLYFASQAKTEAAITELLIGLNYMCMVDELNRKALRDAGGSRPYDDYMLKRDEISQQILETAIAF, encoded by the coding sequence ATGCGCGCTAATCCTGATGTAAATCGGGTAAAATTGCTCAAGTTTCAACAGAAGGTAATGTGGCGGCGTCAAGAAGTAAAAGGTTTACAAGAGATGTCTCCATGGAGTAGAACATATGATTACACTGTCCGACTTTTGGCAAGATCCCTTTTTACAATGTTAGATAGGATAAAGCTTGTCTTTGGATTTCATCAAATGGCTTTGGGACAGGGAATGGATAGCTCTGAAGTTATCAATTCCGTTTGTCTTTCTCGCAGTCATTCATTTTCTGCTCTTATGCACTCTTCTGTTCATCCATCTGATGGTAATCTATGTGGGTCTGGACCTCTTGGGAGGTCGCTTGCAAAGACGAGGCTTAATGCTTATAAGAATAGAACAAACAACCAGCGGCAACCTCATCACCAGTCATCCATCCAACATGGAAGTTACTCCCAATTAAAACCCAAACAGTTTGCTCATGTTGGTACGTTTGAAGGATGCATGACTGGTGGAAGTAATTCTCCTGTTTTTGAGAGCTGCAAGCCTGAAATGGGTGGTTCTATGAGGTTGAGAAGTACTGGTATCAAACATTTTGATAGCTTAAAGTACACACATATGGGATCCCAATCTTTCAGTCATGGCATCTATTCTAAACCATCCCTGTTCAGTTCAAAATGTACACTACTGAATGCTCCACCGTCTACCCTTGGCGATGCTGCTCAAGCGCTCCATTACGCACATGTGATTGTTTTGATTGAAAAGATAGCTTCATCACCTCACTTGATCAGCCCTGACGAAAGATCTAATCTTTACAATATGTTGACCAAAACTATAAGGACTGCCCTGAGAGCTAGACTGAAGTTCTATGCCAAAACTATGGGCTCATCTGTCTATAATCCCGACCTTGCAGGAGGGTGGAATCTGGCGATGGAGCAGATCTTGGAATGGCTTGCTCCACTAGCCCATAACATGATACGGTGGCATTCTGACCGCAAAATTATGAAGCAGCAGGAAGTTTCCAAGACGTATGTGCTTCTGGTCCAGACCCTCTACTTCGCAAGTCAGGCTAAAACTGAAGCTGCAATTACAGAGCTGCTCATAGGTCTGAACTACATGTGCATGGTTGACGAACTTAATAGGAAGGCTTTGCGGGACGCTGGTGGCAGCCGACCATACGATGATTATATGCTCAAACGGGATGAAATTTCCCAACAAATTCTGGAGACGGCAATAGCGTTTTGA
- the LOC137712081 gene encoding cytochrome P450 76A2-like codes for MLHFFNFNEWNFLVCLIIFFLPVLIFLIRRSSSNSSHRRLPPGPKGWPVIGNMFDLGTMPHRTLTDLGHKFGPVIWLTLGVRNTMSVQSAKAAAEFFKNHDLSFVERTVNENARVHDYHKGSLAMAPYGTHWRVMRRLVTVEMVVNKRINETAFIRRKCIDNMQLWIEEEASKVKEGRGVHVARFVFLMTFNLLGNLMLSRDLVDPNSEEGMEFFKAMNGLMEWNGSGNVVDFFPWLRWLDPQGLKRKMKRDLGKAIQIASKFVKERFQERELGGEKTKDFLDVLLEFEGNGIDEPAKISDHDLNIFILEIFMAGSETTSSTTEWALTELLCNPATLVEAKAELNRVIGPSRKIEESDIDNLPYLQGIIKETLRLHPPIPFLVPRKAMHDTSFMGYFVPKDTQVFVNVYAIGRDPDVWCDEPTLFKPERFIGSKTDYKGQNYELIPFGAGRRMCAGVPLAHRMLHLTLGTLLHQFDWSLDANVTRETMDWKENLGITMRKSEPLLAVPTKCSL; via the exons ATGCTTCATTTCTTCAACTTCAATGAGTGGAATTTTCTTGTCTGCTTGATAATCTTCTTTTTACCAGTTCTGATCTTCTTGATCCGCCGGAGTTCATCAAACTCGAGTCACCGTAGGCTTCCTCCCGGACCAAAAGGATGGCCTGTAATCGGCAACATGTTCGACCTTGGCACAATGCCACACAGGACTCTCACTGACCTAGGACACAAGTTCGGCCCCGTAATTTGGCTTACACTTGGTGTGAGAAACACTATGTCAGTTCAATCTGCCAAGGCAGCTGCAGAGTTTTTCAAGAACCATGACCTCTCATTTGTAGAGCGCACAGTCAACGAAAACGCTAGAGTTCATGACTACCACAAAGGTTCCCTGGCAATGGCCCCGTACGGCACACACTGGCGCGTGATGAGGCGGTTAGTGACAGTGGAGATGGTGGTGAACAAACGCATCAACGAGACGGCTTTCATAAGAAGAAAGTGCATAGACAACATGCAGTTGTGGATTGAAGAGGAAGCGTCCAAAGTCAAAGAAGGGCGTGGGGTTCATGTGGCGCGTTTCGTGTTCCTTATGACTTTCAACCTTCTTGGCAACCTCATGCTGTCTAGGGACTTGGTGGATCCGAATTCGGAAGAAGGGATGGAGTTTTTTAAAGCAATGAATGGACTGATGGAGTGGAATGGGAGTGGCAACGTGGTAGATTTTTTTCCATGGCTGAGGTGGCTTGATCCGCAAGGcttgaagaggaagatgaaaagGGATCTTGGAAAAGCTATACAAATTGCCTCTAAGTTTGTCAAAGAACGCTTCCAAGAGAGGGAGTTGGGTGGAGAGAAAACTAAGGACTTCTTGGATGTGTTGCTTGAATTTGAAGGCAACGGAATTGACGAGCCAGCTAAAATCTCTGATCACGATCTCAATATTTTCATACTG GAAATATTTATGGCTGGTTCCGAAACAACAAGCAGCACCACAGAATGGGCATTGACCGAGCTGTTATGCAACCCGGCAACGCTTGTCGAGGCGAAAGCCGAGCTCAATCGAGTAATAGGCCCAAGCAGAAAGATTGAAGAGAGTGATATCGATAATCTTCCATACTTGCAGGGCATAATCAAAGAAACACTCAGATTGCATCCACCAATTCCTTTCCTAGTACCAAGAAAGGCAATGCATGACACCAGTTTCATGGGGTACTTTGTACCCAAAGACACACAGGTGTTTGTGAATGTTTATGCAATTGGAAGAGATCCAGATGTGTGGTGTGATGAGCCGACGTTGTTTAAGCCCGAGAGGTTCATAGGCTCAAAGACTGATTACAAGGGGCAGAATTATGAGTTGATTCCGTTTGGAGCTGGGAGAAGAATGTGTGCCGGTGTGCCTCTGGCTCATAGAATGCTGCATCTTACATTGGGGACGTTGCTTCACCAATTTGATTGGTCACTGGATGCAAATGTTACTAGAGAAACCAtggattggaaggaaaattTGGGGATAACAATGAGAAAATCTGAGCCATTGCTAGCGGTGCCCACGAAGTGCTCCTTATAG